In one Haloplanus salinus genomic region, the following are encoded:
- a CDS encoding MTH865 family protein, producing the protein MSDDVSAELREQFRTAFEGADFPVTDQMDLVPALPNGPGTRFEAGDVSFSAMELAANLDGHQEFPYASVDELVDDVMAALEAEGLI; encoded by the coding sequence ATGAGCGACGACGTTTCGGCCGAGCTTCGCGAGCAGTTCAGGACGGCATTCGAGGGTGCGGACTTCCCCGTCACCGACCAGATGGACCTCGTCCCCGCGCTGCCGAACGGGCCGGGCACCCGGTTCGAGGCCGGCGACGTGTCCTTCTCCGCGATGGAACTCGCCGCGAACCTCGACGGCCACCAGGAGTTCCCGTACGCGTCCGTCGACGAACTCGTCGACGACGTGATGGCGGCGCTCGAAGCCGAGGGACTCATTTAG
- a CDS encoding alpha/beta fold hydrolase translates to MKLRRVGAAIAGLAGGVVLGDRLLRGAAGELEPALDATERTYRWRDMDVAYAELGDPGDPTLVCLHGINAAGSSGEFRDVAAALAETHHVVAPDLPGFGRSDRPPLRYSAALYEDFVADFLAEYDAPAVVASSLSAAYVAHAADDERVSVDSLLAVCPTTRGGPHPPKTWLRELLRSPVVGTGLFDALVSKPSIRYFNADHAYADPASVSEEWTDYQWRTTHQQNARFAVAAFVSGHCNSELDLGAALGDLDAPVTMVWGRDATLPPLSTGRDLADEADARLVVFDHAKLLPHVEHPREFVDATREAIAPAE, encoded by the coding sequence ATGAAGCTCAGACGAGTCGGCGCCGCAATCGCGGGCCTCGCCGGCGGTGTCGTCCTCGGCGACCGCCTCCTCCGTGGCGCCGCGGGCGAACTCGAACCGGCCCTCGACGCGACCGAGCGCACGTATCGCTGGCGGGACATGGACGTGGCCTACGCCGAACTGGGCGATCCGGGCGACCCGACTCTCGTCTGCCTGCACGGCATCAACGCCGCCGGCTCGAGCGGCGAGTTCCGGGACGTCGCCGCTGCCCTCGCCGAGACCCACCACGTCGTCGCCCCGGACCTCCCGGGCTTCGGCCGCTCCGACCGGCCGCCGCTCCGGTACTCCGCCGCGCTCTACGAGGACTTCGTCGCCGACTTCCTCGCCGAGTACGACGCCCCCGCCGTCGTCGCCTCGTCGCTCTCGGCGGCCTACGTCGCCCACGCGGCCGACGACGAGCGGGTGTCTGTCGACTCGCTGCTGGCCGTCTGTCCGACGACCCGTGGCGGCCCCCACCCGCCGAAGACGTGGCTCCGCGAACTCCTCCGCTCGCCCGTGGTCGGCACCGGCCTCTTCGACGCCCTCGTCTCGAAACCCTCGATCCGCTATTTCAACGCGGACCACGCCTACGCCGACCCCGCCTCGGTCTCCGAGGAGTGGACCGACTACCAGTGGCGGACCACTCACCAGCAGAACGCCCGCTTCGCCGTCGCCGCCTTCGTCTCCGGGCACTGTAACTCCGAGTTGGACCTCGGCGCCGCGCTCGGCGACCTGGACGCGCCCGTGACGATGGTCTGGGGTCGCGACGCGACGCTCCCGCCGCTCTCGACGGGCCGGGACCTGGCCGACGAGGCGGACGCCCGACTCGTCGTCTTCGATCACGCGAAACTCCTGCCGCACGTCGAACACCCGAGGGAGTTCGTCGACGCGACCCGCGAGGCTATCGCGCCTGCAGAATGA
- a CDS encoding cobalamin B12-binding domain-containing protein: MSTGQEQRTIRCLVAKVGLDGHDRGAHVIARAFRDAGFEVIYSGLHRAPEEIVQAAVQEDVDVLGISILSGAHNTLVPTVIEGLKEYGAFEDTLVIVGGIVPDEDRADLKAAGVAEIFGPGTPMAETIDFVREHVSR; encoded by the coding sequence ATGAGTACGGGACAAGAACAGCGGACGATCCGGTGTCTCGTCGCCAAGGTCGGCCTCGACGGCCACGACCGCGGCGCTCACGTCATCGCGCGCGCCTTCCGCGACGCCGGGTTCGAAGTGATCTACTCCGGATTGCACCGCGCCCCCGAGGAGATCGTGCAGGCCGCGGTGCAGGAGGACGTGGACGTCCTCGGTATCTCCATCCTCTCCGGCGCGCACAACACGCTCGTCCCGACGGTGATCGAGGGGCTGAAGGAGTACGGCGCGTTCGAGGATACCCTCGTCATCGTCGGCGGTATCGTTCCCGACGAGGACCGTGCGGACCTCAAGGCGGCGGGCGTGGCCGAGATTTTCGGTCCCGGAACACCGATGGCGGAGACGATCGACTTCGTACGCGAACACGTCTCACGATGA
- a CDS encoding NAD(P)-dependent glycerol-1-phosphate dehydrogenase, with protein MFEKSTWIKLPRNVVVGHGVLADLGAVVDDLSVVGRPLVVTSPSPERLVGDRVRAQLGSDPATVTVENAGFDAVERVVEAAEREGATYLVGLGGGKPIDTAKMAADHLGFGFVSVPTAASHDGIVSGRSSIPEGDTRHSVAADPPLAVVADTEVVAAAPWELTTAGCADIVSNYTAVEDWQLAHRLQNVEYSEYAGALSRMTAEMLVENAGSIKQGLEESAWVVVKALVSSGVAMSIAGSSRPASGAEHLFSHRLDRIEPGRALHGHQVGVGSILVAYLHEGEQGMWRNIRDALAVIGAPTTAAELGFDDETVIEALTTAHRIRDRYTILGTGISEAAAREAATVTGVI; from the coding sequence ATGTTCGAGAAGTCGACGTGGATCAAGCTCCCCCGGAACGTGGTCGTGGGCCACGGCGTGCTCGCCGACCTCGGCGCCGTCGTCGACGACCTCTCCGTCGTCGGCCGGCCGCTGGTCGTGACGAGTCCGTCGCCCGAGCGACTGGTCGGCGACCGGGTCCGCGCTCAACTCGGGAGCGATCCCGCGACGGTCACCGTCGAGAACGCCGGCTTCGACGCCGTCGAGCGCGTCGTCGAGGCCGCCGAGCGCGAGGGCGCAACCTATCTCGTCGGTCTCGGCGGCGGCAAACCCATCGACACGGCGAAGATGGCGGCCGATCACCTCGGCTTCGGCTTCGTCTCCGTCCCCACCGCGGCCAGTCACGACGGCATCGTCAGCGGCCGCTCCTCGATTCCCGAGGGCGATACCCGCCACAGCGTGGCCGCCGACCCGCCGCTGGCCGTCGTCGCCGACACCGAAGTCGTCGCGGCCGCGCCGTGGGAGCTCACCACCGCCGGCTGTGCCGACATCGTCTCTAACTACACCGCGGTCGAGGACTGGCAACTCGCCCACCGCCTGCAGAACGTCGAATACTCCGAGTACGCGGGCGCACTCTCCCGAATGACCGCGGAGATGCTCGTCGAGAATGCCGGGTCGATCAAACAGGGACTGGAGGAGTCGGCGTGGGTCGTCGTGAAGGCGCTCGTCTCCTCCGGCGTCGCCATGTCCATCGCGGGGTCGTCCCGCCCCGCGAGCGGCGCCGAACACCTCTTCTCGCACCGGCTGGACCGCATCGAACCCGGCCGCGCCCTCCACGGCCACCAGGTCGGCGTCGGCTCGATTCTCGTCGCCTACCTCCACGAGGGCGAGCAGGGGATGTGGCGGAACATTCGCGACGCACTCGCGGTCATCGGCGCGCCGACGACGGCCGCGGAACTCGGCTTCGACGACGAGACGGTGATCGAGGCGCTGACGACCGCCCACCGCATCCGCGACCGGTACACTATCCTCGGCACCGGCATCAGCGAGGCGGCCGCGCGCGAAGCCGCGACGGTGACCGGCGTGATCTGA
- a CDS encoding thiolase domain-containing protein, translating to MTGVRVAGVGLTHFGRHPERTGRDLFGEAALAAREESGVALEDIESINYGNFMGSLSERQGHQAPLMAEMVGLQCPATRYEEACASAGVAVREAVRAVRSGEADVILAGGCERMTNLSTADVTEGLATAADELYEIRAGMTFPGAYALMARAYFESFGGEREDLAHVAVKNHDNALPNEYAQFHRAITVDEVLDAPMVSDPVGLLDACPVTDGASALVLVSDEYAAEHDVDAPVSITGSGQGGDNLALHDRERLAVTPATERAAAEAYDDAGCSADDVDLVEVHDCFTIAEVLAIEGLGFYDHGEGIGAARRGETTATGDLPVNLSGGLKAKGHPVGATGGSQIAEMTRLLRGDHPNSDHVEDATLGVTHNAGGTVASAVVHVLEVDR from the coding sequence ATGACAGGCGTACGTGTCGCCGGCGTCGGACTGACGCATTTCGGGCGGCATCCGGAACGAACCGGACGTGATCTGTTCGGGGAAGCCGCACTCGCCGCTCGCGAGGAATCCGGGGTCGCTCTCGAGGACATCGAGTCGATCAACTACGGGAACTTCATGGGCTCGCTGTCGGAGCGACAGGGCCACCAGGCGCCACTCATGGCGGAGATGGTCGGACTCCAGTGTCCGGCGACGCGCTACGAGGAGGCGTGTGCCTCCGCCGGCGTCGCGGTCCGTGAGGCCGTTCGGGCCGTCCGCTCCGGCGAGGCCGACGTGATCCTCGCCGGCGGCTGTGAACGCATGACCAACCTCTCGACGGCGGACGTGACCGAGGGGCTGGCGACGGCCGCCGACGAACTCTACGAGATTCGGGCGGGGATGACCTTCCCCGGCGCGTACGCCTTGATGGCTCGGGCGTACTTCGAATCGTTCGGCGGGGAACGCGAGGACCTCGCGCACGTCGCGGTCAAGAATCACGACAACGCCCTCCCCAACGAGTACGCGCAGTTCCACCGCGCCATCACCGTCGACGAGGTGCTCGACGCGCCGATGGTCTCAGACCCCGTCGGCCTCCTCGACGCCTGTCCCGTCACGGACGGCGCGAGCGCGCTCGTCCTCGTCAGCGACGAGTACGCCGCGGAACACGACGTCGACGCCCCGGTGTCGATCACGGGGAGCGGGCAGGGCGGCGACAACCTCGCGCTCCACGACCGCGAACGTCTCGCGGTCACGCCGGCGACGGAGCGGGCGGCGGCGGAAGCCTACGACGACGCCGGGTGTTCGGCCGACGACGTGGACCTCGTCGAGGTTCACGACTGTTTCACCATCGCGGAGGTGTTGGCCATCGAGGGGTTGGGCTTCTACGACCACGGCGAAGGAATCGGCGCGGCGCGACGCGGCGAGACGACGGCGACGGGCGACCTGCCGGTGAACCTCTCGGGCGGCCTGAAGGCGAAGGGCCACCCCGTCGGCGCCACCGGCGGCAGTCAGATCGCGGAGATGACGCGCCTGCTCCGCGGCGATCACCCGAACAGCGACCACGTCGAGGACGCGACCCTCGGCGTCACGCACAACGCGGGTGGGACCGTCGCGAGCGCAGTCGTGCACGTACTGGAGGTGGATCGATGA
- a CDS encoding DUF420 domain-containing protein, with product MATASASGPVKDHPAAVTAVLSVVGYGLVIGTFLGVVPGSIFPDLSLEQVNRLSDAIAVVNTVATLSLIAGWRWIRRDEVTKHATAMASAFGLILVFLVLYLTKIGGGGTKEFVGPQLAYYAYLAMLAIHIILSIVSVPVVLYAIVLGVTHTPTELRDTAHARVGRIAAGAWILSLSLGVVAYLLLNHVYSWEFVEATVVVYGPS from the coding sequence ATGGCAACGGCCAGCGCCAGCGGCCCGGTCAAGGACCACCCCGCCGCCGTCACCGCCGTCCTCTCCGTCGTCGGTTACGGGCTCGTGATCGGCACCTTCCTCGGGGTGGTTCCCGGATCGATCTTTCCCGACCTCTCACTCGAACAGGTGAACCGCCTCTCCGACGCCATCGCCGTCGTCAACACCGTCGCGACCCTCTCGCTGATCGCCGGCTGGCGATGGATCCGCCGCGACGAGGTAACAAAGCACGCGACCGCCATGGCCTCCGCCTTCGGTCTCATCCTCGTTTTCCTCGTCCTCTACCTGACCAAGATCGGCGGCGGCGGCACCAAGGAGTTCGTCGGCCCCCAACTCGCTTACTACGCCTACCTCGCGATGCTCGCCATCCACATCATCCTCTCTATCGTCTCCGTCCCCGTCGTCCTCTACGCCATCGTCCTCGGCGTGACTCACACGCCCACGGAGCTTCGCGACACCGCCCACGCCCGTGTCGGCCGGATCGCCGCCGGCGCGTGGATCCTCTCGCTCTCGCTCGGCGTCGTCGCCTACCTCCTCCTCAACCACGTCTACAGCTGGGAGTTCGTCGAGGCGACGGTCGTCGTCTACGGACCGTCGTAA
- a CDS encoding universal stress protein: MYDHILVPTDGSDPAAAATEHALAVAERFDATVHALYVVDVGGIAHEAPGLGLDALRDALSAEGEAATAAVTERAADRGVDVTDAVIEGLAEDTIVDYAEANGVDLIVMGTHGRRGLDRYLVGSVTERVVRATDVPTLVVRGEWG, translated from the coding sequence GTGTACGATCATATCCTGGTGCCGACCGACGGGAGCGATCCGGCAGCCGCCGCCACCGAGCACGCGCTGGCCGTCGCCGAGCGGTTCGACGCGACGGTGCACGCCCTGTACGTCGTCGATGTCGGCGGCATCGCCCACGAGGCGCCCGGACTCGGCCTCGACGCCCTCCGCGACGCCCTCAGCGCGGAGGGCGAGGCGGCGACGGCGGCCGTGACGGAGCGGGCGGCCGACCGCGGGGTCGACGTGACGGACGCGGTGATCGAGGGGCTCGCGGAGGACACCATCGTCGACTACGCCGAAGCGAACGGCGTCGACCTGATCGTGATGGGGACCCACGGGCGGCGCGGGCTGGACCGCTATCTGGTAGGGAGCGTCACGGAACGGGTCGTCAGAGCGACCGACGTGCCGACGCTGGTGGTCCGGGGGGAGTGGGGCTGA
- a CDS encoding Zn-ribbon domain-containing OB-fold protein, with protein MTDAGYDEWLDAVDDGEGYFLACPEGHGSLPPRRVCPHCGSTGLDHAALPSTGTVETFTICYVGGPDFADEEPYATAIAEFGDVRLTGVVRGVDPEDVTVGMPVEVTVGTNRTTGDDLLILQAR; from the coding sequence ATGACCGACGCCGGCTACGACGAGTGGCTGGACGCCGTCGACGACGGCGAGGGCTACTTCCTCGCCTGTCCGGAGGGACACGGCTCGCTCCCGCCGCGACGGGTGTGTCCCCACTGCGGGTCGACGGGCCTCGACCACGCCGCCCTGCCGTCGACTGGGACGGTCGAAACGTTCACCATCTGTTACGTCGGCGGCCCGGACTTCGCCGACGAGGAACCGTACGCCACCGCCATCGCCGAGTTCGGCGATGTGCGCCTGACGGGGGTCGTCCGCGGCGTCGATCCCGAGGACGTGACGGTCGGGATGCCCGTCGAGGTGACGGTCGGAACGAACCGGACGACCGGCGACGACCTGCTCATTCTGCAGGCGCGATAG
- a CDS encoding glycosyltransferase family 4 protein, which yields MRVAFVSLTTAHHGDGWYARRLQAVAERVAARGHDVTVCCVQWWDGDHPAFDSEGVTYRRVTADHAPRAFVAKLPFVLDGVRPDVIHVATRPHLAVPAAKAAGRLRRTPVVAGWWASPDDGTPPWRRRLAARSPARVLVPSNTVGTTVRECGAADDAIEVIPDSVDVAGIRDAPVDPRADVVYARSLDAGANVEGFLLALAELRGKDWRAAVIGDGPARADAERAARDLRIDDRVEFLGALDPADQVPILKGAHVVAQTATWAPFATSLLRALACGCVGVVEYQADSAAHELVEEDPRGSLVTSPRELADEIVAAADLERWTVNEAYASYDHEAVLDRYVDCYETVVADYGFL from the coding sequence GTGCGTGTCGCGTTCGTGTCGCTGACGACGGCCCACCACGGCGACGGCTGGTACGCGCGCCGGCTGCAAGCCGTCGCCGAGCGCGTAGCCGCCCGCGGTCACGACGTGACGGTCTGCTGTGTGCAGTGGTGGGACGGCGATCACCCGGCGTTCGACTCCGAGGGCGTCACCTACCGCCGGGTGACGGCCGATCACGCGCCACGGGCGTTCGTGGCCAAACTCCCGTTCGTCCTCGACGGCGTCCGTCCCGACGTGATCCACGTCGCCACCCGGCCACACCTCGCGGTGCCCGCCGCGAAGGCCGCCGGTCGGCTCCGACGAACCCCCGTCGTCGCCGGGTGGTGGGCGTCCCCCGACGACGGGACGCCGCCGTGGCGCCGCCGCTTGGCCGCTCGCTCACCCGCGCGCGTCCTCGTCCCCTCGAACACCGTCGGGACGACGGTCCGCGAGTGCGGCGCGGCCGACGACGCCATCGAGGTGATCCCCGACAGCGTCGACGTGGCGGGCATCCGCGACGCCCCCGTCGATCCCCGTGCCGACGTCGTGTACGCCCGCTCGCTCGATGCGGGCGCCAACGTCGAGGGATTTCTCCTCGCGCTGGCGGAACTCCGCGGGAAGGACTGGCGGGCCGCGGTCATCGGCGACGGCCCCGCCCGCGCCGACGCCGAGCGGGCCGCCCGTGACCTTCGCATCGACGACCGGGTGGAGTTCCTCGGCGCCCTCGACCCCGCGGACCAAGTGCCGATCCTCAAGGGCGCCCACGTCGTCGCCCAGACGGCGACCTGGGCGCCGTTCGCGACGAGCCTCCTCAGAGCGCTCGCGTGTGGCTGTGTCGGCGTCGTCGAGTATCAGGCCGACTCGGCCGCCCACGAACTCGTCGAGGAGGACCCCCGCGGCTCGTTGGTCACCTCCCCGCGGGAGCTCGCGGACGAAATCGTCGCCGCGGCGGACTTGGAGCGCTGGACGGTCAACGAGGCGTACGCGTCGTACGATCACGAGGCGGTCCTCGACCGCTACGTCGACTGCTACGAGACGGTCGTCGCCGATTACGGCTTCCTCTGA
- a CDS encoding S9 family peptidase: MFDIERYLNVRSAHGASVGPDGETLAFLMDTTGVPQVWTLDAPGAWPEQRTFFDDRVTFASWSPERPELIVGRDRGGDEKETLYRLDAADGSITDLTEHPDAKHWFGGWGPDGERFAFASNRRDESVFDVYVQDRTATGADAELVFEGDGWFSVAGWSPDGDRLLLTESHSSFDQDVYVLDVATGRRRHLTPHEGTVRHLSADWGPDGEGVYLATDRDTDTLRLSHIDLSTDELSAVGAAGSEATPLADDAWNVDGVAVDQDSRRLVYSRNVDGYTELGVGELVAPGRLDHFPTPDLPPCVAGGVSFGPDGDRFALTVTRSDDTANVHVVDVTTGETERFTRASTAGIPRDTFVAPELVRYPSFDDREIPAFFSLPETDTGHGETPVVVDVHGGPESQRRPSFGRVKQYLLSRGYAVFEPNVRGSTGYGKAYTHLDDVEKRMDSVADLRAGVDWLHDHPAVDPDRIAVMGASYGGFMTLAAMTADPDIWAAGIDIVGIANFVTFLENTGDWRRELREAEYGSLDGNRALLESISPVNHVDDIAAPLFVLHGENDPRVPVSEAHRIVEGAREAGVPVRELIFEDEGHGFTKLENRIEAYAAIVEFLDTHLAAE, translated from the coding sequence ATGTTCGACATCGAGCGCTACCTCAACGTGCGGAGCGCACACGGCGCCTCCGTCGGCCCGGACGGCGAGACGCTCGCCTTTCTCATGGATACCACCGGCGTCCCGCAAGTGTGGACCCTCGACGCCCCCGGCGCGTGGCCCGAACAGCGCACCTTCTTCGACGACCGCGTCACCTTCGCCTCGTGGTCGCCCGAACGTCCCGAACTGATCGTCGGCCGTGACCGCGGCGGCGACGAGAAGGAGACGCTCTACCGACTGGACGCCGCCGACGGCTCGATCACCGACCTGACCGAACACCCCGACGCCAAACACTGGTTCGGCGGGTGGGGTCCCGACGGCGAGCGGTTCGCCTTCGCCTCCAACCGTCGCGACGAATCCGTCTTCGACGTGTACGTGCAGGACCGCACGGCGACCGGCGCCGACGCCGAACTCGTCTTCGAGGGCGACGGCTGGTTCTCCGTCGCCGGCTGGAGCCCCGACGGCGACCGGCTCCTCCTCACCGAATCGCACTCCAGTTTCGACCAGGACGTGTACGTCCTCGACGTAGCCACCGGACGCCGTCGTCATCTCACGCCACACGAGGGGACCGTCCGCCACCTCAGCGCCGACTGGGGTCCCGACGGTGAGGGTGTCTACCTCGCCACCGACCGCGACACCGACACCCTCCGGCTCTCACACATCGACCTCTCGACGGACGAGCTATCGGCCGTCGGAGCCGCGGGATCCGAGGCCACTCCCCTCGCGGACGACGCGTGGAACGTCGACGGCGTCGCGGTCGATCAGGACTCCCGACGGCTGGTCTACTCCCGCAACGTCGACGGCTACACGGAACTCGGCGTCGGCGAACTCGTCGCGCCCGGCCGACTCGACCACTTCCCGACGCCGGACCTCCCACCCTGCGTCGCCGGCGGGGTCAGCTTCGGTCCCGACGGCGACCGCTTCGCCCTGACCGTCACCCGGAGCGACGACACCGCCAACGTCCACGTCGTGGACGTGACGACCGGCGAGACCGAACGCTTCACCCGCGCCTCGACCGCGGGCATCCCCCGCGACACTTTCGTCGCCCCGGAACTCGTCCGCTACCCCTCCTTCGACGACCGGGAGATCCCCGCCTTCTTCTCCCTGCCCGAGACCGACACGGGTCACGGCGAGACCCCCGTCGTCGTCGACGTCCACGGCGGCCCCGAATCACAGCGCCGGCCCTCGTTCGGTCGGGTGAAGCAGTACCTCCTCTCGCGGGGCTACGCCGTCTTCGAGCCAAACGTCCGCGGCTCGACGGGCTACGGCAAGGCCTACACCCACCTCGACGACGTGGAGAAGCGGATGGACTCGGTCGCGGACCTGCGGGCGGGCGTCGACTGGCTCCACGACCACCCCGCCGTCGACCCCGACCGCATCGCCGTCATGGGCGCGTCCTACGGCGGGTTCATGACCCTCGCCGCCATGACGGCCGACCCCGACATCTGGGCGGCCGGAATCGACATCGTCGGCATCGCCAACTTCGTCACGTTCCTCGAAAACACGGGCGACTGGCGGCGCGAACTCCGCGAGGCCGAATACGGCTCCCTCGACGGGAACCGGGCGCTACTGGAGTCGATCAGCCCCGTCAACCACGTCGACGACATCGCCGCTCCCCTGTTCGTCCTCCACGGCGAGAACGACCCGCGAGTCCCCGTCAGCGAGGCCCATCGCATCGTCGAGGGCGCCCGCGAGGCGGGCGTCCCCGTCCGGGAACTGATCTTCGAGGACGAGGGCCACGGCTTCACGAAACTCGAAAACAGGATCGAAGCCTACGCCGCCATCGTCGAGTTCCTCGATACACATCTCGCGGCCGAGTAG
- the meaB gene encoding methylmalonyl Co-A mutase-associated GTPase MeaB, whose protein sequence is MSEAAVDDLVTGVLDGEHRALARTITTIENQEPGYRDLVSALHAHTGSAEVVGVTGSPGAGKSTLVDKLAKRYRDDGLTVGVIAVDPSSPYTGGAVLGDRIRMASNVGDMDVFFRSMSARGQLGGLSTATGDAITALDAFGKDRIVVETVGAGQNEVDVVRTADTVVVLVQPGSGDDVQMLKAGILEIGDVFVVNKADMDGAATTVSDLREMLHLREGSTTGAAGHHGLGSMADGDDDGDDDDEAWDPRIVETVATDGEGVDHLIGVLDDHYAHLRETDELARRERTRYAEKIRQLLRADAAALLEDELARHGGIDALVDEVQARESDPYTVADRVLDPIADCVEGRRE, encoded by the coding sequence ATGAGCGAGGCGGCAGTCGACGACCTCGTGACGGGCGTCCTCGACGGCGAGCACCGGGCGCTCGCGCGGACGATCACGACCATCGAGAACCAGGAGCCGGGCTATCGCGACCTGGTTTCCGCCCTGCACGCCCACACCGGCAGCGCGGAAGTCGTCGGCGTCACCGGTAGCCCCGGCGCGGGCAAGTCGACGCTCGTCGACAAACTCGCCAAGCGCTACCGGGACGACGGGCTGACCGTCGGCGTCATCGCCGTCGACCCCTCCTCGCCCTACACGGGCGGGGCGGTCCTCGGCGACCGGATCCGCATGGCCTCGAACGTCGGCGACATGGACGTGTTCTTCCGGTCGATGAGCGCCCGCGGCCAGTTGGGGGGGCTGTCGACCGCTACCGGCGACGCGATCACCGCCCTCGACGCCTTCGGGAAGGACCGCATCGTCGTCGAGACGGTCGGCGCCGGACAGAACGAGGTGGACGTGGTGCGCACCGCCGACACCGTCGTGGTCCTCGTCCAACCCGGCAGCGGCGACGACGTGCAGATGCTCAAAGCCGGCATTCTGGAGATCGGCGACGTGTTCGTCGTCAACAAGGCCGACATGGACGGCGCCGCGACCACCGTCTCCGACCTGCGCGAGATGCTCCACCTTCGCGAGGGGTCGACGACCGGCGCCGCCGGCCACCACGGACTCGGGTCGATGGCCGACGGCGACGACGACGGCGACGACGACGACGAGGCTTGGGACCCGCGGATCGTCGAAACCGTCGCCACCGACGGGGAGGGCGTCGACCACCTGATCGGCGTCCTCGACGACCACTACGCCCACCTCCGCGAGACGGACGAACTCGCCCGCCGCGAGCGGACGCGCTACGCCGAGAAGATCCGGCAGTTGCTCCGGGCGGACGCCGCGGCCCTGTTGGAGGACGAACTCGCGCGTCACGGCGGGATCGACGCCCTCGTCGACGAGGTACAGGCGCGCGAATCGGACCCGTACACGGTCGCCGACCGGGTGCTCGACCCCATTGCCGACTGCGTCGAGGGCCGCCGGGAATAA